Proteins encoded by one window of Fusarium graminearum PH-1 chromosome 1, whole genome shotgun sequence:
- a CDS encoding UDP-N-acetylglucosamine pyrophosphorylase: MEAIKQALHLGKGSDAPAEPTPEALNELKEKYTKAGQEQVFTFYDSLSSAERGTLYQQLSGFDPSHINDITQRALNPAKTSDEPDRLEPLPESATASILDSGADDIAKWYDSGLDLISKGQVAVVLMAGGQGTRLGSSAPKGCYDIGLPSHKSLFQLQGERIAKVQELAAKKGSNAVVPWYVMTSGPTRGPTEKFFQKNNYFGLSQENVKIFEQGVLPCISNDGKILLETKGKVAVAPDGNGGLYNALVLSGVVDDMRKRGIQHIHAYCVDNCLVKVADPVFIGFSAALDVDIATKVVRKRNATESVGLILSKNGKPDVVEYSEIDQATAEETDPKQPDLLRFRAANIVNHYYSFRFLDSIPQWAHKLPHHIARKKIPSADLESGETVKPEKPNGIKLEQFVFDVFPFLTLEKFASLEVKREDEFSPLKNAPGTGEDDPDTSKADIMTQGKRWVEAAGAIVVGDKADVGVEVSPLISYGGEGLEKLNGNEITPPAVLERE; the protein is encoded by the exons ATGGAGGCCATCAAGCAGGCACTTCACCTTGGCAAGGGCTCTGACGCCCCTGCTGAGCCTACTCCTGAGGctctcaacgagctcaaggagaagtacACAAAGGCCGGCCAGGAGCAAGTCTTCACCTTTTACGACTCTCTATCCTCCGCCGAGCGAGGAACTCTGTACCAGCAGCTTTCTGGCTTCGACCCTTCCCACATCAACGACATCACACAGCGCGCATTGAACCctgccaagaccagcgaTGAGCCCGACCGCCTCGAGCCTCTTCCCGAATCTGCCACCGCCAGTATCCTCGACTCCGGCGCCGATGATATTGCCAAGTGGTACGACTCCGGTCTTGacctcatctccaagggTCAGGTCGCTGTTGTCCTTATGGCTGGTGGCCAGGGTACTCGTCTGGGTAGCTCTGCTCCCAAGGGCTGCTACGACATTGGTCTTCCCTCTCACAAGTCTCTCTTCCAGCTTCAGGGTGAGCGAATCGCCAAGGTTCAGGAGCtggctgccaagaaggggTCAAACGCCGTTGTTCCCTGGTACGTCATGACCAGCGGCCCTACTCGCGGTCCCACCGAGAAgttcttccagaagaacaactaCTTTGGCCTGAGCCAGGAGAACGTCAAGATCTTCGAGCAGGGTGTTCTGCCTTGCATCTCCAACGATGGCAAGATTCTCCTCGagaccaagggcaaggttgctgTTGCTCCTGATGGAAACGGCGGTCTCTACAatgctcttgttctttctggtgttgttgacgacatgCGAAAGCGTGGCATCCAGCACATCCACGCCTACTGCGTTGACAACTGCCTCGTCAAGGTCGCCGACCCTGTCTTCATTGGCTTCTCTGCCGCCCTTGATGTCGACATTGCTACCAAGGTCGTGCGCAAGCGCAACGCTACCGAGTCCGTCGGTCTGATTCTCTCCAAGAACGGCAAGCCCGATGTCGTTGAGTACTCCGAGATCGACCAGGCCACTGCCGAGGAGACCGACCCCAAGCAGCCTGATCTCCTCCGATTCCGTGctgccaacattgtcaacCACTACTACTCTTTCCGCTTCCTCGACTCCATCCCCCAGTGGGCTCATAAGCTTCCCCACCACATCGCCCGCAAGAAGATCCCCTCTGCCGATCTCGAGAGCGGCGAGACCGTCAAGCCCGAGAAGCCCAACGGCATCAAGCTCGAGCAGTTCGTCTTTGACGTCTTCCCCTTCCTGACCCTCGAGAAgtttgcttctcttgaggTCAAGCGTGAGGATGAGTTCTCGCCTCTCAAGAATGCCCCTGGCACCGGTGAGGACGATCCCGACACCAGCAAGGCCGATATCATGACCCAGGGCAAGCGCTGGGTCGAGGCTGCCGGCgccattgttgttggcgaCAAGGCCGATGTCGGCGTTGAGGTGTCTCCTCTGATCAGCTAC GGTGGTGAGggccttgagaagctcaacggCAACGAGATTACCCCTCCTGCTGTTTTGGAGCGAGAGTAG